CGGTTTCCATTAATTTCCTTAAATTTGCTTCCAGTTCTTTCGCAACACTTTCATTTTCGTTGAGGTAAGATTTAAGGGCATCTTTACCACGATACGACTCTTCATTGAAAGAATAAAATGCACCACCCAACTTTTTTACAAGCTTGTGTTTTAATCCAAGTTCAATAAGCTCTGAACTGCGGCATATTCCTTTTCCAAATTCCAGCTCAAACTGAGCTGTCTTGAACGGTGGGGCATGCTTGTTTTTCACAATCTTCACAAGAACTTGACTACCTATAGTCTGCAAGCAGAAGTGGTAACTGTCATTAACATTTCAAGGAGCACTACAATATGTGGAAGTTAAATCTGTtagtaattttaaataatgaaGTTATAAAACAACATGGCTAAATAAAAAAGGGACAATTGCATATCTGACCCTATTTTGAAGGCTAACTACGGATTTGACCTTCCTTTTTCAGTTTTGCAAATTTGACCctatttttcaaaaacgaAGCAGTCGTCTGACCCTGGTTAATGCATGccgttagggtttagggtaaatgaaattaaaaaattaaattttaatcatgAATGGACTATTTTGCCCTCACTAATATCTTTGATCCCTCTTCTTTATCTCTATCTATCGGGCTGCTGGGGGAGGGGGCGGAgagcgtcggcggcggcggcgtcgttggggggggggggggaggggagcggcgACATTGGTGGTGGCGTTGGGGGAGAGAGGCGGTGTAGGCGAGGGGGTGAAGAGCGGCGGCGTTGGGGTCGGGCGGCGTCGGCAGCGTCGTCCCGGGGAGGAGGCGAAGGCGTTAGGGTTgggcggcaatggcggcgtcATCccagggagaggaggcggcgttaGCATCGGCGTCCCGGGAGAGTAGGCGGCGTTGTGGTCGGGCAGCATCGGTGGCGTCGTCCCCGGGggagtcggcggcgccggcggctgcggcgtcATCCcaaggggaggaggcggcgagctcATCCCTAATTCCGATAACCACAGCGACAACTCGCAGGCAAGAAAACTCAAAAGGCCAATCCATCGATCACCGCAACAATCTGCTGTTATTAATCAATCATTAACTCATGTTGATTTCTTCCTTGTTCAGTTGTTCTGGTGGTGTTCTTGCGGGATAGCAGTAGTAAATCGATTGGTTGATTGAACAGTGTGGGAGTAGCAGTAATACTTAGTAGTGGTAACTAATTAAGGTTTAAGTGGTTACTAGTAGTTAGTAGGTGTTCTTGTTAGCAAAAGGGCCTAATGAAGTAGTAGCAGTAGTGGTATTGTCCTCAACAATAGTACATTTGTTAACACCTCAATCGCAATGCCCGCACTGAGCCgaacagttttttttgcaagggATAATTTCGAATTTTATTAACTCAAGTTGAAATTAtcgaatttgaaattatatatatcaaattaatctcaaatctatcaaagaaaattcaaattaacttacatgtcaaatttattgaatttagatttatatatatcgaactaacctcaaatctatcaaattaatatcaaatttcgaattatattaatttaaattcaaatttatcaaatttgaaattatatatatcaaactaacatcaaatctatcaaatataGTTTAAACTTTATTccaatatttctaaataatgTTTACATTTATTTCCTGTAAGTTAATATACCATAGGGTCAAGAGAGCAGGGGCAAATCGGTCAAATCACCCTTCATTTAATGGTGTTAAATGGTCCTCACGGAGCAGGGTCATTCAGCTGCTTCGTTTTTGAAAAAGAGGGTCAAATTTGCAAAGCTGAAAAAGTAGGGTCAAATCCGTAGTTCACGTTCAAAGTAGGGTCAGATTTGCCATTGCCCCAATGAAAAATATCCACATGCTACCTGTCCAACAGTGTCTAGGAGATGAGATCCAAATAGATATGATGCATAAATGGGCAACTAGGTTCCAAAGAAACCTTGCTATGAGCATACTGATGCCTATGCACCAAGTATTggctaattgtataaataaggTAAACGTCAAGGATATGACTTAGTTAATTACCTCTTCACCTTTCTTTACCAAACCAATACGCTTGATGTTCATTCTAACGGAAGCATAGAACTTAAGGGCATTTCCACCAGATGTAACCTCCATTGGTCCTCCAAATCCTCCAAATGTGGTTACTTTAGACCTGATCTATAGCACGTACAAGGATATAAATCAGATAAAActgagaaaaatgaaacgactAGACTGCATAGATTAAGTGAGGTACAAAATATGTCAAATATAATTCTATAGTAATGATGGGACAGAATGTCCTCATGCTCGACAAACAAGAAGACTAAAGAAGAATCAGTTGCATCACTGTAAACAATTCCTAAATTGCACAATAATGTTTCTGAAAATAACATCATTATTTAGCTTTAGAGGAACGCAATTTGGAGCTTTTCAGCTAATTGGTTAATCACCATGGAATTAACcttgattaaaatataaaataacgATCACCTTAAGActagttaatttgtttcttcACTCCAACAAACAGAAACATAGGAtatagaaactaaaaaaaaaacaaatgcaacAAACACTATGAGCAGTGCACATGCTTCATACCTggttaataaataacaaaatcgTCTGGGAAAGTGAGAGAGAGTGGCTCAGCTTGCGAAGAGCTTGGCTCATCAGTCTAGCCTGGAGAGCTACATGTGCATCACCCATCTCCCCATCAAGCTCACTCTTAGGGACAAGAGCTGCTACCTGCGTCGTAACTCACAAAATAAGATGCACTGTTAAGCTAACTTCTCAAATAAATGGAGCTTTAATTATTAACAATTAGCGTTGACAAGCTTGTTCCAAGTGCTAATTGGACattgttattaaaaatttaagcagAAGTGGAACTATTAATTATCAATTAGAAAGTAGGTACGGctaaagagaaggaaaaataaaagatgggAGCAGAGGAATAGATGATCAAGTTCTTACACtgtcaacaacaacaacatctACAGAGCCGCTTCGAATAAGTGTGTCTACAAGACTGAGTGCCTGCTCACCACAGTCTGGCTGAGAGAGAAGTAAATTATTGGTGTTGACGCCAATTGATTCAGCCAGAGCTGGATCCAAGGCATGCTCCGCATCTACAAAGGCACAATAACCTagaaaaatggcaaaaataTCAACTCAGTGAAGAATGTTGGGACAAtcccaattattttttagaatctatATGGACTTGAATTTTTCCGGTGCTCATGATTTGTGGACCAAATGGTTCATGGATTTTTGTGATGCTCCATTAAATTGGGCATTGTAGGCAGATTTTCCTGAGTAGGTTTCACACGTTCTTGAGTTATTTGGTGAagctaattaaatattagctaAAAACATAGCATCTCCAGGTAAAACATTCTGAACGAATGAGGAAAAAAGCCAACTCATCCCATGGCTGACGAATTTTGAGCTAACATTGGGCTACAGGGTGTCACAATATTCCACATTCTAAAACACTAacaccttttttctttctcatatCCGATACACCAAAGTCCAGATATAGACAAAGTAATGCTATTGGCTATTATACAGATACCAAGGTACTCATCACTGTCAACAAAATATTCAGTGAATTTGTCCTACTTCACAGGGAGTTTAAGAAATATATTCAGATTATTATTAGCAAGGCCACTTAAAAACACTCACTGTAAAGCCATTGTAAGTCAGGAAATCCCTTAAAGGTAAAAAGCAGCTGACCAATTATACCATCAGAACATCACCCCATTGGGCACAtggtaaaaactaaaaaaacttgaTACATAGTATTAGATTTTGTTGTCCTGAATCTTAAGATTAAAGGAGAATGCAGGATAATCTCTACCGTTTCTCCTGTAAAATGCATCATATTGttaaaacaaagaaacataCAAACATTGATTAGGATCAAAGTTCTGAGATTACCGCCATTCTTTTGTGCTTCTGCAATAACGTGGAGTGCAAGAGTTGTCTTGCCTGAGGCTTCAGGACCATACACCTCTATAACACGACCCTACAGAGAACAATAGTATGACATTTATACATAACAAAATCCTTATTGCCATAAAAGGAAAACACACTTCATATAACGTGAGAAGACTGATTTTTAGGGTAGTAAACACTCAGCAGATTTTTGGTTTGCAAATAATACCATGCATACTGATAAAACATTGATACAAGTGAGATTATGCATAGAAGATATTTCTTGACTACATAGGAATCCTCACCTTTGGAAGTCCACCAATTCCCAATGCCAAATCCAAAGAGAAAGACCCAGTTGACACAACAGGTACTTCTCTATGGCCTTCAGAACGACCAAGCCACATTATCGCCCCCTTCCCAAACGCAGATGTTATTTGATCGATAGCCTGGTGTAAAGCTAAATCTTTCTTTGAGAGATTCTCTTCACCAGAGTCAGTTCCACTGGGCTTTACCTTCTTTTTGGCTATTTAGAGAAATCAAGAAGAATAAATAAGATGGCATCAACAAAACATagagcaaaagaaaaagaatcataCAATGCAATTTCATACTAATATGATCATGCATCAATACAGGTAACTAAGAAGATATCACATGAGCACATGATGCAATATTCACccccatcttttggcttttgcttatgcttgcaagccaaaatttaaattttcaaccttaaatttggagttgattttgagtttttttcaccgaagtttattttacagccttggcttttagatcgctatgaacatgtatataaaagttttattcgcaaattatttttcatttgcaaatataccgtttggctttttcttttaaaacccCAAAATATAACCCCTTCAACACAGAAATCATAAAAGAAGTTAATATTTATTACCTTTAGATGAGAAATATCGGCAGTGAAAAGTTGAGCCACAGACCCCTTGCTTATAGCTCTgcacaaaaaaattgcaaaaccaTATCATGGCTTTTGGACCATACATTAAACAAAATTGCTGATTCTAAATTGACACCAAAAAGATTAGTCAATGAAAAGTTTCGTTAAGATTGTGAAACACATCTCTTTCACCCTCATTGATTTCATTACGCATACCGTGTGTATCACAAGTAATCCGGTACTTGTTTTTGAAATGCACACGAATGAATACCTGCATGTCTGAAGGTGTAAACAACTCTTCAGGCCAATAAAGATGGCACAGAAATGCGTTGTaacctcaaaaaaaaaaacactagagGGTGGAGCCAAGCTAACCAAACAATCTACCGCGCATTTCGCGCCATGGGTCAATCCattgaagagaaaaatatatttattaatgaattAATAGAAAGCCCATTTATCTAAAATCAAGTGATTATAGtgcggcggagaggggaatACCCACCCCTCAGTGATCAAAACGAGATCAAACGCATGCGATCAAACCCCGAACCAAACAAGGCCCCAAATAGCAACCGCAAAACACAAAGCTGGCCAGGAACAAGGAAGAAAACCCACCCAAAACACACACGCACAAGCGCGCGCGCTCAAATACGGCAGatagaaaaggagggagggtGGGGGCGAGCTCGACCTCAGGGCaggacacggcggcggcggcgatggcgcgccGTAGCGAGGCGCGCCTCAGGAGGGTGGCCatgtcgtcggcgccggcgcgaccGTGCGGgcgaagagggaggaggggaggggaggcaggctagggtttagggttttgagaaggtttgggttttttcttttttcttcctttttctcctcCGCCCTCTTCGCTCCCATTCGGGCGGTCGTGTCGAGAAGACCGCCCCCACTACCCGCGGTCGTCGTTAGTGGGCCCCACAGTAGCACTACTGGGTCCACTTGTCAGCCACACCGAACATTTCTACTGCTGCTACGAACCCCAATTGAAATGGGCCATGTAGCCCAAAGTAGGGAATAAGCCCATGTACTGCTCGGGCCGTGGAGGGCCTTTCGTCTTcgaccttttttt
This is a stretch of genomic DNA from Oryza brachyantha chromosome 1, ObraRS2, whole genome shotgun sequence. It encodes these proteins:
- the LOC102713142 gene encoding DNA repair protein recA homolog 3, mitochondrial, which gives rise to MATLLRRASLRRAIAAAAVSCPESYKQGVCGSTFHCRYFSSKAKKKVKPSGTDSGEENLSKKDLALHQAIDQITSAFGKGAIMWLGRSEGHREVPVVSTGSFSLDLALGIGGLPKGRVIEVYGPEASGKTTLALHVIAEAQKNGGYCAFVDAEHALDPALAESIGVNTNNLLLSQPDCGEQALSLVDTLIRSGSVDVVVVDSVAALVPKSELDGEMGDAHVALQARLMSQALRKLSHSLSLSQTILLFINQIRSKVTTFGGFGGPMEVTSGGNALKFYASVRMNIKRIGLVKKGEETIGSQVLVKIVKNKHAPPFKTAQFELEFGKGICRSSELIELGLKHKLVKKLGGAFYSFNEESYRGKDALKSYLNENESVAKELEANLRKLMETEAPKRQEDEGDFLSDMPDESLTSETSSEEELATAMEA